One Rosa chinensis cultivar Old Blush chromosome 5, RchiOBHm-V2, whole genome shotgun sequence genomic region harbors:
- the LOC112168181 gene encoding D-amino-acid transaminase, chloroplastic, whose product MASYSSSFDPKSDSLEAGNVEDFKVHVFRSSSELLEKLHEKWSKAGEKPYPAMYSSTYGGIILDPALMVIPIDDHMVHRGHGVFDTAILLNGYLYELDVHLNRFLRSASKARIPSPFDRSTLRSILVQLAAASQIKKGTLRYWMSAGPGDFLLQPTGCPTSAFYAVVIDEDFNQCKEGVKVITSSIPMKSPEMATMKNVNYLPNILAKMEAEDKGAFASIWVDEKGYIAEGPNVNVAFITHDKELIVPFFDKILSGCTVLRLLELAPKLVESGRLKGVTTRNISVEEAKSSAEMMFVGSTLPLLPIIAWDEQPVGDGKVGELTMALSDLVWDDMVAGSTETQRTAVPYV is encoded by the exons ATGGCTAGCTACAGCTCCTCTTTTGATCCGAAATCAG ATTCATTGGAGGCTGGAAATGTCGAGGATTTTAAGGTTCATGTGTTCAGATCATCATCTGAG TTGCTTGAAAAGCTTCATGAGAAGTGGAGCAAAGCAGGAGAGAAACCATACCCAGCCATGTATTCCAGCACTTATGGTGGAATCATTCTTGATCCAGCTTTGATGGTGATTCCAATAGACGATCACATGGTTCATCGAGGCCATGGTGTGTTTGACACAGCCATTCTCTTAAATGG ATACCTGTATGAGCTGGATGTCCATCTAAACCGCTTCCTCAGATCAGCTTCAAAAGCAAGGATCCCCTCTCCCTTTGATCGGTCAACTCTTCGGAGCATTCTTGTGCAGCTGGCGGCAGCATCACAGATCAAGAAAGGAACTCTACGATATTGGATGAGTGCCGGTCCTGGTGATTTTTTGCTCCAACCTACAGGGTGCCCAACATCTGCATTCTATGCAGTAGTCATTGATGAGGACTTCAATCAGTGCAAAGAAGGGGTTAAAGTGATCACTTCCTCTATTCCCATGAAGTCACCAGAAATGGCGACAATGAAGAATGTGAACTACCTTCCGAATATCCTTGCAAAAATGGAAGCTGAAGACAAAGGAGCCTTTGCTTCCATATGGGTGGATGAGAAGGGTTACATAGCAGAAGGTCCAAATGTGAATGTAGcttttataacacatgacaaGGAGCTTATTGTACCCTTCTTTGACAAGATCCTCAGTGGTTGTACCGTGTTAAGGCTTCTTGAACTAGCAcccaagttggttgaatcgggGCGTCTGAAAGGTGTGACAACTAGAAACATTAGTGTGGAAGAAGCCAAAAGCTCAGCAGAGATGATGTTTGTAGGAAGCACACTGCCGCTGTTGCCAATTATCGCGTGGGACGAACAGCCCGTTGGCGATG GGAAGGTGGGAGAATTGACAATGGCACTCTCCGATCTGGTGTGGGATGATATGGTAGCAGGATCTACTGAAACACAGAGGACGGCAGTTCCCTACGTGTAA
- the LOC112168180 gene encoding probable aminotransferase TAT2: MENGTDVNHQGGGGLVDTTAATITIKGILSMLLQNVDEGESKKRLISLGMGDPTAFSCFHTTHIAQETVVDAIQSDKFNGYAPTVGLPQTRRAIAEYLSRDLPYNLTTDDVFVTSGCTQAIDVALAMLARPGANILLPRPGFPIYELCSAFRNLEVRHLDLLQDSGWEVNLDAVEALADQNTVAMVIINPGNPCGNVYSHQHLEKIAETAKKLRILVIADEVYGHLAFGDKPFVPMGVFGSTVPVLTLGSLSKRWIVPGWRLGWFVTTDPCGMFRKPKVIERIKKYFDILGGPATFIQAAVPSILEKTEDVFFKKTIYLLKQSSDICSDKIKDIPCLTCPNKPEGSMAVMVKLDLSLLEDISDDIDFCFKLAKEESVIFLPGTAVGLKNWIRVTFAADPPSLEEAFRRTKCFYQRHAGKL, encoded by the exons ATGGAGAATGGAACCGATGTGAACCatcaaggaggaggaggactagTGGACACAACTGCTGCAACAATCACCATTAAAGGCATTCTGAGCATGCTATTGCAAAATGTTGATGAAGGTGAGAGCAAGAAGAGGCTGATTTCATTGGGTATGGGAGACCCAACTGCCTTTTCTTGCTTCCACACAACCCATATTGCTCAAGAAACTGTGGTTGATGCTATCCAATCAGACAAGTTCAATGGCTATGCTCCCACTGTGGGTCTTCCGCAAACCAGAAG AGCAATTGCTGAATATTTGTCCCGGGATCTTCCATACAATCTAACAACAGATGATGTTTTTGTCACATCTGGTTGCACACAAGCAATTGATGTCGCATTGGCAATGCTTGCTCGCCCTGGTGCAAATATCTTGCTTCCAAGGCCAGGCTTCCCTATTTATGAACTTTGTTCTGCATTTAGAAATCTTGAGGTTCGACATTTAGATCTCTTGCAAGACAGTGGCTGGGAGGTTAATCTCGATGCTGTTGAAGCTCTTGCCGATCAGAACACAGTTGCAATGGTAATTATAAACCCTGGAAATCCTTGTGGGAATGTGTACAGTCACCAACATTTGGAGAAG ATTGCAGAAACTGCAAAGAAACTGAGAATTCTTGTAATTGCTGATGAAGTTTATGGACACCTTGCCTTTGGGGATAAACCGTTTGTGCCAATGGGAGTGTTTGGATCAACTGTTCCTGTTCTTACTCTTGGGTCTCTATCAAAGAGATGGATAGTTCCTGGATGGCGGCTTGGTTGGTTTGTGACAACTGATCCCTGTGGCATGTTTAGAAAACCCAAG GTTATTGAGCGCATTAAGAAATATTTTGATATTTTGGGCGGTCCTGCAACCTTCATTCAG GCAGCAGTTCCGAGCATCCTTGAGAAAACTGAAGATGTCTTCTTCAAGAAAACTATCTATTTATTGAAGCAGTCATCAGATATTTGTTCTGATAAGATAAAGGACATCCCTTGTCTTACCTGTCCAAACAAACCAGAGGGTTCTATGGCTGTAATG GTGAAACTAGACCTTTCACTACTGGAAGATATTAGTGATGATATAGATTTTTGTTTCAAGCTGGCCAAAGAGGAATCTGTTATCTTTCTTCCAG GAACAGCAGTAGGGCTGAAAAACTGGATACGCGTTACATTTGCTGCTGATCCACCTTCTCTTGAAGAAGCTTTTAGGAGGACGAAATGTTTCTATCAAAGGCATGCAGGAAAATTATAG